The following coding sequences lie in one Trueperaceae bacterium genomic window:
- a CDS encoding prepilin-type N-terminal cleavage/methylation domain-containing protein, translated as MRSVRQPERTKGLTLVEVLIALMIITVVVAASVPIIISSMQSSADNRIRAQAVAATEVWLDRFRAKSLDFSTFSAGVDYPYDYDFGADPTFVAAADPNPAALNAEWQPFSYSVRTTTFTTDPLIWRVDVATTYRRTNQAEGTFDVSTLIEQ; from the coding sequence GTGAGAAGCGTGCGGCAGCCTGAGCGCACGAAGGGCCTCACGCTGGTCGAGGTGCTCATCGCCCTGATGATCATCACGGTGGTGGTCGCGGCCTCCGTACCCATCATCATCTCGTCCATGCAATCCAGCGCCGACAACCGCATCCGGGCGCAGGCCGTGGCAGCCACCGAAGTGTGGCTCGACCGGTTCCGCGCGAAGTCGCTGGACTTCTCGACGTTCTCGGCGGGTGTGGATTACCCGTACGATTACGACTTCGGCGCGGACCCGACGTTCGTTGCGGCGGCCGACCCGAACCCGGCGGCGTTGAACGCCGAGTGGCAACCCTTCTCGTACAGCGTGAGGACGACCACTTTCACCACGGATCCGCTCATCTGGCGGGTGGACGTGGCGACCACCTACCGACGAACCAACCAGGCCGAGGGGACCTTCGATGTCTCGACACTCATCGAACAGTAA
- a CDS encoding prepilin-type N-terminal cleavage/methylation domain-containing protein gives MSRHSSNSKAAGFTLVEMLISAAIALIVLGIAGYALTTSLRTKARETQLVEVQQNVRAAMQLVSQDIRAGAFTRLWNSPACSYGVCSSGDRIAVVTTDGVMTTVAANPGVTFSGVTQTNVCDARQFQVGDLAIVSNGSNSQLVEITQVELLANHAQPCSTTGSGNRDRIRHAADSISGIWSTTNYVFRTALATYSLQPDPVDASRQVLYRRTGLSAERAQSGIVAFDIAELRFEYGVPVDPTAAASTLVFYDDLAAAATAMGGGYTVNPRDTTDTYIGEEIRAARVTITGRTPGPLPSTGAPGEFTLTETVEFRR, from the coding sequence ATGTCTCGACACTCATCGAACAGTAAGGCAGCCGGCTTCACGCTGGTGGAGATGCTCATCTCCGCGGCCATCGCCCTGATAGTCCTCGGGATCGCCGGTTACGCGCTCACGACCTCCTTGAGGACGAAGGCCCGTGAGACCCAGTTGGTGGAGGTGCAGCAGAACGTCCGCGCGGCCATGCAGCTGGTATCGCAGGATATCCGCGCCGGGGCCTTCACGCGGCTCTGGAACAGCCCGGCGTGTTCTTACGGCGTTTGTAGCTCCGGTGATCGGATCGCGGTCGTTACCACAGACGGGGTCATGACCACCGTCGCGGCCAATCCGGGGGTCACGTTCTCCGGGGTGACGCAGACGAACGTCTGCGATGCCCGCCAATTCCAGGTGGGCGATCTGGCCATCGTCTCCAACGGCTCCAACTCGCAGTTGGTCGAGATCACGCAAGTCGAACTCCTAGCTAACCATGCGCAGCCTTGCTCTACGACGGGAAGCGGCAACCGCGACCGCATACGCCACGCGGCAGACAGTATCAGCGGCATCTGGTCCACGACGAACTACGTGTTCCGCACGGCGTTGGCAACCTACAGCCTCCAACCCGACCCGGTGGACGCGTCCCGGCAGGTGCTCTACCGCCGCACGGGCCTGAGCGCGGAGCGCGCCCAAAGCGGCATCGTGGCCTTCGACATCGCCGAGCTGCGCTTCGAGTACGGCGTTCCGGTAGACCCAACGGCCGCCGCCTCGACGCTCGTCTTCTACGACGACCTGGCGGCGGCGGCAACTGCCATGGGCGGAGGTTACACGGTGAACCCGCGCGACACGACAGACACCTACATAGGTGAGGAGATCCGCGCCGCCCGCGTGACGATCACAGGGCGCACGCCCGGGCCGCTGCCCTCGACCGGAGCGCCGGGCGAGTTCACGCTTACCGAGACGGTGGAGTTCAGACGATGA
- a CDS encoding DUF4900 domain-containing protein: MRIRTGTRQRGFALVTSLIALVLVSAIIALLAFMSVSDLRQARATVVQMQARAIAEAGETYGRYAMSVAAQPTIRSELRGLMTVNANPETQWVINSTRWTDASNRIQAALNASFQTVAAANLNGIGSAQVAYEFKNFRGGTRSRSSQTYLVDYRVVSTGTAADGVRRVEDLGVLEIQLGKPSLSQYLFLVDNAQGNNGFFPTGTVFNGPVHANGNWGFWGKPVFMDTVTTAADGAYFWNAGGTCSGGNPTYVRGDSRPPCTVPDFRKGFTRSAPSVDLPTSAMSQQRAALGLDPEVTSSPSAAQICTALGPGVCNAGNVLPNGVYLPNSGGVITGGIYIQGGVTELLLDGSSRDGRQVYQVRQGTRTWTIELNYLTNQTRVTTTPGGLTTVYTGLPNGTTPVGSGGPTGQIYVTGQIDSLIGPGRTGAVGSNAPDHPVPSQIRPALALETELNITAVNAIRLRSDLVYECDPAALGSSAYLAANPRCNVGAGNSVDTVLGVMSLNDNVEITTSTPDELFLWGSYLAGRSNRGLTVENYNTRAAQGKLRLFGGLIQSVDQFRGTINNNGSLRTGYIETYDYDLRFANGAVAPPNFPTVRTFDVQTLIPVALGFREY; this comes from the coding sequence ATGAGGATACGAACCGGTACACGGCAACGGGGTTTCGCGCTGGTCACGTCGCTGATCGCGCTAGTGCTCGTCTCCGCGATCATCGCCCTACTAGCGTTCATGTCCGTCTCCGACCTCAGGCAGGCGCGGGCCACCGTGGTGCAGATGCAGGCCCGGGCCATAGCCGAGGCGGGGGAGACGTACGGACGCTACGCGATGAGCGTGGCCGCCCAGCCCACCATCCGGTCGGAGCTGCGCGGGCTGATGACCGTTAACGCGAACCCAGAGACCCAATGGGTGATCAACTCCACGCGCTGGACGGACGCGAGCAACCGGATCCAAGCGGCGCTCAACGCCTCGTTCCAGACCGTCGCCGCGGCGAACCTGAACGGCATCGGCTCCGCGCAGGTGGCCTACGAGTTCAAGAACTTCCGCGGCGGCACCCGCTCGCGCTCCTCGCAGACCTACCTGGTCGATTACCGCGTCGTGTCCACGGGTACCGCCGCTGATGGCGTGCGCCGCGTCGAGGACCTCGGTGTACTGGAGATCCAGCTCGGCAAACCTTCGCTCTCCCAGTACCTGTTCCTGGTAGACAACGCCCAGGGCAACAACGGGTTCTTTCCCACGGGGACGGTCTTCAACGGACCGGTGCATGCCAACGGCAACTGGGGGTTCTGGGGCAAGCCCGTCTTCATGGATACGGTGACGACGGCCGCTGACGGCGCCTACTTCTGGAACGCCGGCGGGACCTGCTCGGGGGGCAACCCGACGTACGTCCGAGGAGACTCCAGGCCGCCCTGCACGGTTCCAGACTTCAGGAAGGGCTTCACGCGGAGTGCCCCCTCCGTGGACCTGCCCACTTCCGCCATGTCGCAGCAGCGCGCGGCGCTGGGCTTGGACCCTGAGGTAACGAGCTCGCCGAGCGCCGCCCAGATCTGCACGGCTCTGGGCCCCGGGGTCTGCAACGCCGGCAACGTGCTGCCGAACGGTGTGTACCTCCCCAACTCAGGTGGCGTCATCACGGGCGGCATCTACATCCAGGGCGGCGTCACCGAGCTTCTCCTCGATGGCAGCAGCAGGGACGGCCGGCAGGTCTACCAAGTCAGACAAGGTACGCGCACCTGGACCATCGAGCTCAACTACCTTACGAACCAGACCAGGGTGACCACCACCCCAGGCGGCTTGACGACCGTTTACACGGGTTTGCCGAACGGCACCACGCCGGTCGGGTCCGGCGGCCCCACTGGCCAGATCTACGTGACCGGCCAGATCGATTCGCTGATCGGCCCCGGCAGGACCGGAGCGGTAGGGAGCAACGCCCCGGACCATCCGGTACCGAGCCAGATCCGCCCGGCCCTGGCCCTGGAGACGGAGTTGAACATCACGGCCGTGAACGCGATACGGCTGCGCAGCGACCTGGTCTACGAGTGCGACCCGGCGGCGCTGGGCAGCAGCGCCTACCTGGCCGCCAACCCGAGGTGCAACGTGGGTGCGGGGAACAGCGTAGACACGGTGCTCGGCGTGATGTCGTTGAACGACAACGTGGAGATCACGACCAGCACCCCCGACGAGTTGTTCCTGTGGGGCTCCTACCTGGCCGGCAGGTCCAACAGAGGGCTCACGGTGGAGAACTACAACACCCGGGCCGCTCAGGGCAAGCTGCGGCTCTTCGGCGGCCTCATCCAGTCCGTCGATCAGTTCCGCGGCACCATCAACAACAACGGTTCGCTCCGGACAGGCTACATCGAGACCTACGACTACGACCTGCGCTTCGCGAACGGTGCCGTTGCCCCACCGAACTTCCCGACGGTGCGCACGTTCGACGTGCAGACCCTGATCCCCGTCGCCCTGGGGTTCAGGGAGTACTAG
- a CDS encoding prepilin-type N-terminal cleavage/methylation domain-containing protein — translation MRTVQNTKAAGFTLVELLIAMAIFGVVMTIAYSGIVSSLRIQSDQEVITSAQARLRRVVEVVTQDIRSAVFGSVTATPYASGQTSISFMLLSGAAGFPVESSANFSLASSSVIAARSAEATLLQGQRVVMVNGAGQGVVFTVGSVSDLGNNRFQLNHGSCRNTIDWAGGVQLFEIAQLGLRYDADDRTIYQSTGGGSEQPLAFNVDELRLEYTYNTGAASATNPTLVRDTPYMSGGVPTRKYVDGSGYTYILDRIQMVITSAEQSGNREIERTYSGYVDLTSNSHFTLMEVLPCG, via the coding sequence ATGCGCACCGTGCAAAACACCAAGGCAGCGGGCTTCACCCTCGTGGAGCTGCTCATCGCCATGGCCATCTTTGGCGTCGTCATGACCATCGCTTACAGCGGGATCGTAAGTTCGCTCCGCATCCAGTCCGACCAGGAGGTCATCACCTCCGCCCAGGCAAGGCTGCGGCGCGTCGTCGAGGTAGTCACGCAGGACATCCGCAGCGCCGTCTTCGGGAGCGTTACGGCGACGCCCTACGCCTCCGGCCAGACCAGCATCTCGTTCATGCTCCTCTCCGGAGCGGCGGGGTTTCCCGTGGAGAGCAGCGCCAACTTCTCGCTGGCGTCCAGCAGCGTGATAGCCGCGCGCTCAGCGGAGGCCACCTTGCTCCAGGGCCAGCGCGTCGTGATGGTGAACGGTGCCGGACAAGGGGTCGTCTTCACCGTGGGCAGCGTCTCTGACCTCGGCAACAACCGCTTCCAGCTGAACCACGGCTCTTGCCGCAACACCATCGACTGGGCGGGCGGCGTGCAGCTCTTCGAGATCGCTCAGCTCGGACTGCGCTATGACGCCGACGACCGCACCATCTACCAGAGCACGGGTGGCGGCTCCGAACAGCCGCTGGCGTTCAACGTGGACGAGCTCAGGCTCGAGTACACCTACAACACGGGGGCGGCCAGCGCCACCAACCCCACCCTCGTGCGCGACACGCCGTACATGAGCGGCGGCGTTCCGACGCGCAAGTACGTGGACGGCAGCGGCTACACCTACATCCTCGACCGGATCCAGATGGTCATCACCTCGGCGGAGCAGAGCGGCAACCGTGAGATCGAGCGCACCTACTCCGGCTACGTCGACCTGACGTCCAACTCGCACTTCACCCTCATGGAGGTCCTACCGTGCGGCTAA
- a CDS encoding DUF4900 domain-containing protein, with amino-acid sequence MRLSSQRGVAMIVALFALVLVAGIGTLLFSRTINEMRHSRDDAAIVQTLLLARGGSNVAGALLANDVNTMLRDAVRYTSTPGPWVFGEGSGDTPTASSVITRLTAVTNRLQPAVDGLICDNPIMPTDTGAEIQLRLYFSSAACGQALPSDVRLPAPRYVSGPRRNADGAGVQTYALPFVLVSEASLGEYRRNIVTQGEYRFEVGQANFSMWAYFTNREVSVGANNQTIDKIYFTDQTMIDGPVHTNGHFALAYDPWFGGSVSSAGCNNASCSTIDRGAYLYDYQHTEQYDCGWVGTGRYDYIQDASGGYVYKKKKGRYGYYAKSWSDSGPFYRREEITEWQCKTRKLDLIPDTVLGSSPNFGGNEPKFAGGVGWDSPRIDLPQNNYLQRDIAQGVGRADEGLYFNSALESLEFFAGTSAAWNGNVSSVTPTRVNGVWTPAATYQYVRGCTSNNSNSCTVYRFNAAGTVEVYNNNTKTWSVRSSGRTFNGVVYVNGAVQQFQGPARTTAGNPDTSAPAVAAFAQITLASDSNIRITGDIKYESPPCTSIPTRNADRSVNSANCNNLGAQNVLGVYTQSGNILVGHGHTNSGSDTKAYNAPDDVQVHAVLMSAQNEVKVEKYDQTDAGGFYLMGGMIQERRGIFGTFSGRGANATRTGYDRIYTYDPRMGRGMAPPFFPSTNVDDVTTVTFFTFGQREQLYD; translated from the coding sequence GTGCGGCTAAGCTCTCAGCGCGGCGTGGCGATGATCGTCGCCCTGTTCGCCCTCGTCCTCGTTGCCGGCATCGGTACCCTGCTCTTCAGCCGGACGATCAACGAGATGCGGCACAGCAGGGACGACGCCGCGATCGTACAGACGCTGCTACTGGCTCGCGGCGGTAGCAACGTGGCGGGGGCTCTCCTGGCCAACGACGTGAACACCATGCTCAGGGACGCGGTGCGTTACACGAGCACGCCGGGCCCCTGGGTGTTCGGCGAGGGCAGCGGCGATACTCCGACGGCCTCATCGGTCATCACGAGGCTGACCGCGGTGACCAACCGGCTCCAGCCGGCGGTGGACGGCCTGATCTGCGACAACCCCATCATGCCGACCGATACGGGCGCCGAGATCCAGCTTCGCCTCTACTTCTCCTCGGCCGCCTGCGGGCAGGCCTTGCCGTCCGACGTGCGACTACCCGCTCCTCGCTACGTGTCTGGGCCACGCCGCAACGCCGACGGCGCGGGTGTTCAGACCTACGCGCTGCCCTTCGTGCTCGTATCCGAGGCGAGCCTTGGCGAGTACCGGCGCAACATCGTCACCCAGGGCGAGTACCGCTTCGAGGTCGGTCAGGCGAACTTCTCGATGTGGGCGTACTTCACGAACCGCGAAGTGAGCGTAGGCGCCAACAACCAGACCATCGACAAGATCTACTTCACCGACCAGACGATGATCGATGGTCCGGTCCACACGAACGGCCACTTCGCCCTTGCCTACGACCCGTGGTTCGGTGGCAGCGTGAGCAGCGCGGGGTGCAACAATGCCAGCTGCTCCACGATCGACCGGGGCGCGTACCTCTATGACTACCAGCACACTGAGCAGTACGATTGCGGTTGGGTCGGCACCGGCAGGTACGACTACATTCAGGATGCTAGTGGCGGCTACGTATACAAGAAGAAGAAGGGCCGTTATGGCTATTATGCCAAGTCCTGGAGCGATAGCGGCCCGTTCTACCGCCGAGAAGAGATAACGGAATGGCAATGCAAGACGCGGAAGCTCGACCTGATCCCCGATACAGTCCTCGGCTCCAGCCCGAACTTCGGGGGCAACGAGCCTAAGTTCGCCGGGGGCGTGGGCTGGGACTCGCCCAGGATCGACCTGCCGCAGAACAACTACCTGCAGCGCGACATCGCCCAGGGCGTAGGCCGTGCCGACGAGGGCCTGTACTTCAACAGCGCGTTGGAGAGCCTAGAGTTCTTCGCCGGCACGAGCGCAGCTTGGAACGGCAACGTCAGCAGCGTCACGCCCACCAGGGTGAACGGCGTCTGGACGCCGGCGGCCACCTACCAGTACGTGCGCGGCTGTACGTCGAACAACTCCAACTCCTGCACCGTCTACCGCTTCAACGCCGCGGGCACGGTCGAGGTCTACAACAACAACACGAAGACCTGGTCGGTAAGGTCCAGCGGCCGCACCTTCAACGGCGTCGTCTACGTCAACGGGGCGGTGCAGCAGTTCCAAGGACCAGCCCGTACGACCGCCGGCAACCCCGATACTTCCGCCCCGGCCGTGGCCGCGTTCGCCCAGATCACGCTCGCGAGCGACAGCAACATCCGCATCACCGGAGATATCAAGTACGAGTCGCCGCCTTGCACGAGCATCCCGACGAGGAACGCAGACCGCTCCGTCAACAGTGCCAACTGCAACAACCTTGGTGCGCAGAACGTCCTCGGTGTCTACACGCAGTCTGGCAACATCCTCGTAGGGCACGGCCATACGAACTCGGGTAGCGACACCAAGGCCTACAACGCTCCGGACGACGTGCAGGTCCATGCCGTCCTCATGAGTGCCCAGAACGAGGTCAAGGTCGAGAAGTACGACCAGACCGACGCCGGCGGCTTCTACCTCATGGGCGGCATGATCCAGGAGCGCCGCGGCATCTTCGGCACCTTCAGTGGCAGAGGTGCCAACGCCACGCGCACCGGTTACGACCGCATCTACACGTACGACCCCCGCATGGGCCGCGGCATGGCGCCGCCGTTCTTCCCGTCCACCAATGTCGACGACGTCACCACGGTCACCTTCTTCACCTTCGGGCAGAGGGAACAGCTGTACGACTGA
- a CDS encoding ribbon-helix-helix domain-containing protein: MATKSRVLTAHVPLALADKVDAMAARLERSRGWVMKQALAAWVDLEEERHRLTLEALADVDAGYVIDDKAIRAWAESLATDEPLPPPV, from the coding sequence ATGGCCACGAAATCTAGAGTCTTGACCGCCCACGTTCCGCTCGCGCTCGCTGACAAGGTCGACGCCATGGCAGCGAGACTCGAGCGCTCACGCGGATGGGTGATGAAGCAGGCGCTCGCTGCCTGGGTAGACCTGGAAGAAGAGCGCCACCGGCTGACGCTAGAGGCTCTAGCCGACGTAGATGCGGGATACGTGATCGACGACAAGGCGATCAGGGCGTGGGCTGAGAGTCTCGCTACGGACGAGCCTCTGCCGCCACCCGTCTGA
- a CDS encoding cyclase family protein, with amino-acid sequence MRQSLAVLALALLPLAAAQAPRSIQFTRIVDLSHVVSTDIPLWPGDPPVELEPVAEFETDGYYLRRFSIGEHSATHMNAPNSFHEGGVGIDAYAPESLVVPAVVIDVRAQAAADPDHAVSLDDIAAWEAEHGPVPAGSVVIAYTGWQAKWTDPAAFFNEDVDGGMHFPGFAGETTAFLLSERGIAGVGIDTHGVDPGQDEEYATNTQVLAGNGIVLENLTNLDQLPATGTTIVIGILRLYEGSGTPVSVLAFVP; translated from the coding sequence ATGAGACAGTCGCTAGCCGTGCTCGCCCTCGCCCTCTTGCCCCTCGCGGCGGCTCAAGCCCCGCGCAGCATCCAGTTCACGCGCATCGTGGACCTCAGCCACGTGGTCAGCACCGACATCCCCCTGTGGCCCGGCGACCCGCCGGTCGAGCTGGAGCCCGTGGCCGAGTTCGAGACGGACGGCTACTACCTCCGGCGCTTCTCCATCGGCGAGCACAGCGCCACGCACATGAACGCGCCGAACAGCTTCCACGAGGGGGGCGTGGGCATAGACGCTTACGCGCCGGAGTCGCTCGTCGTGCCCGCCGTCGTGATCGACGTGCGTGCTCAGGCGGCGGCGGACCCGGACCACGCCGTCAGCCTGGACGATATCGCGGCGTGGGAGGCCGAGCACGGCCCGGTGCCGGCCGGCTCCGTGGTCATCGCGTACACGGGCTGGCAAGCGAAGTGGACCGACCCGGCGGCGTTCTTCAACGAGGACGTCGATGGCGGCATGCACTTCCCGGGCTTCGCGGGCGAGACGACCGCGTTCCTGCTCAGCGAGCGGGGCATCGCGGGCGTCGGCATAGACACGCACGGGGTGGACCCGGGCCAGGACGAGGAGTACGCGACCAACACGCAGGTGCTGGCGGGCAACGGCATCGTGCTGGAGAACCTCACGAACCTCGACCAGCTGCCCGCCACGGGCACCACTATCGTGATCGGCATCCTGCGGCTCTACGAAGGGTCGGGCACGCCCGTCTCGGTCCTGGCGTTCGTGCCCTGA
- a CDS encoding TetR/AcrR family transcriptional regulator, whose amino-acid sequence MAHGYAGVAMREIAERLDVSKAALYHHFHDKEALLLEVLMTGVQRAGTMVAEATASPGDTRARVHALLSAMARDRHQQFDAMKLAEREAANLSEAARATMLRAYRTEFLGPIEHVLRQGQEAGEVRPDLEPAWLTRVLLTLAQPLLSVDAAALERTAAATTALFFEGAGAHPQGTNARTETGVPDPS is encoded by the coding sequence GTGGCGCACGGCTACGCGGGGGTGGCCATGCGCGAGATCGCCGAGCGGCTGGACGTCTCGAAGGCGGCCCTCTACCACCACTTCCACGACAAGGAAGCGCTGCTCCTCGAGGTCCTGATGACCGGCGTGCAGCGCGCGGGCACGATGGTGGCGGAGGCGACCGCGTCGCCCGGCGACACTCGTGCCCGCGTTCACGCCCTCCTGAGCGCCATGGCCCGCGACCGGCACCAGCAGTTCGACGCGATGAAGCTCGCGGAGCGCGAGGCGGCCAACCTCAGCGAGGCCGCGCGCGCCACGATGCTCCGCGCCTATCGCACCGAGTTCCTGGGGCCCATAGAGCACGTGCTGCGCCAAGGCCAGGAGGCCGGCGAGGTCCGCCCGGACCTCGAGCCGGCCTGGCTGACCCGCGTCCTCCTGACCCTGGCGCAACCACTGCTATCGGTCGACGCTGCGGCGTTGGAGCGCACGGCCGCAGCGACGACCGCGCTGTTCTTCGAAGGTGCGGGCGCCCACCCTCAGGGCACGAACGCCAGGACCGAGACGGGCGTGCCCGACCCTTCGTAG
- a CDS encoding RES family NAD+ phosphorylase, whose translation MISAFRLAFADSVATAFGPRGAEGRWNSRGTVVVYTAEHPALAVLEIMTAWNDYQDFSGYHLYRCEFDAAMVEDLVERVVRGSVDPTDRATTRAFGDLWTMERRSVALRVPSVVAPHSHNYLLNPAHPDFEDAVARQGLGPLRFDPRLVELVNEAKRKR comes from the coding sequence TTGATCTCGGCGTTCCGCCTGGCGTTCGCAGACTCGGTTGCCACGGCGTTCGGCCCACGCGGGGCGGAAGGGCGATGGAACAGCCGCGGGACCGTAGTGGTCTACACCGCTGAGCATCCGGCGCTCGCTGTCCTCGAGATCATGACCGCCTGGAACGACTACCAGGACTTCAGCGGTTACCACCTCTACCGCTGCGAGTTCGACGCGGCGATGGTCGAGGACCTTGTCGAGCGCGTAGTCCGTGGGAGCGTCGACCCTACCGACAGGGCGACGACACGAGCGTTCGGCGATCTCTGGACCATGGAACGTAGGAGCGTGGCGTTACGAGTACCGTCAGTCGTTGCCCCGCATAGCCACAACTACCTGCTCAACCCGGCTCATCCCGACTTCGAGGACGCGGTGGCCCGCCAGGGCCTCGGACCCTTACGCTTCGACCCCCGCCTCGTCGAGCTGGTCAACGAGGCCAAGCGGAAACGCTGA
- a CDS encoding MbcA/ParS/Xre antitoxin family protein: MTVLLRRVEDALFNQVLGEDAKAVEDAVIANEPIGEPSVTAVVERMSAVMGASIGDTLRAMGVSRTKASRNPVMNVQVLDRTGAALKCFARIAAMVGEDAAARWLGKANPHLEGFRPLDLLATELGRSRLDEHIAALEDGAFL, translated from the coding sequence ATGACCGTCCTACTGCGCCGGGTCGAGGACGCGCTGTTCAACCAGGTGCTTGGCGAGGATGCCAAGGCGGTGGAGGATGCCGTCATCGCGAACGAGCCGATCGGCGAGCCGTCCGTTACCGCCGTCGTCGAACGCATGTCAGCCGTCATGGGCGCGAGCATCGGCGACACGTTGCGCGCGATGGGCGTGTCGCGCACCAAGGCCAGCCGGAACCCCGTCATGAACGTCCAGGTCCTCGACCGCACGGGCGCTGCGCTCAAGTGCTTCGCGCGGATCGCGGCCATGGTAGGCGAGGACGCGGCGGCGCGGTGGCTGGGCAAGGCCAACCCACACCTCGAGGGCTTCCGGCCGCTCGACCTGCTCGCTACCGAGTTGGGCCGAAGCCGGCTTGACGAGCATATCGCAGCGCTGGAAGACGGCGCCTTCCTTTGA